In Bacteroidia bacterium, one genomic interval encodes:
- a CDS encoding (Fe-S)-binding protein, which yields MIQGIIFTIVLATGIFIFGKSIRRIRRNIFLGKPLDRSDNASQRWMTMIRVALGQSKMTVRPVAAFFHLIVYAGFIIINIEVLEIIIDGIFGTHRILSFMGGFYDFLIGSFEILAVLVIIACVVFLARRNILKLKRFWSKEMTSWPRSDANIILFTEIILMSLFLTMNACDFLLQQSGEAHYIKAGSFPVSSVLSNLFTGVSASSLIIIERFCWWAHIIGILAFMNYLPFSKHFHILMAFPNTYYSNLNPKGRLTNLESVTNEVKLMMDPSLPPPPPTETPMRFGARDVRDLSWKQLMDAYTCTECGRCTSVCPANTTGKLLSPRKIMMDTRDRLDEVGKNIDKFGKEHDDNKALLNDYILPEELWACTTCNACTEACPVNIDPLSIIIDMRRYLVMEQSQAPAELNGMFTKIENNQAPWQFSPADRLNWKNED from the coding sequence TATTTTTTTAGGCAAACCTCTTGACAGGTCAGACAATGCTTCTCAGCGCTGGATGACAATGATTCGTGTTGCATTGGGTCAGAGCAAAATGACCGTTAGGCCTGTTGCAGCCTTTTTCCACTTGATAGTTTATGCAGGATTCATCATCATCAATATTGAAGTACTTGAAATAATAATTGATGGAATTTTTGGTACACATAGAATATTATCTTTTATGGGTGGCTTTTATGATTTTCTCATAGGGTCATTCGAGATACTGGCAGTTTTGGTAATTATAGCATGTGTCGTGTTTTTGGCAAGAAGGAATATTCTAAAACTAAAACGTTTTTGGAGCAAGGAAATGACATCTTGGCCACGTAGTGATGCCAACATTATTCTTTTTACTGAAATTATTTTGATGTCTTTATTTCTGACTATGAATGCATGTGACTTTCTATTGCAACAATCAGGTGAAGCGCATTATATAAAGGCAGGTTCTTTCCCGGTAAGCAGCGTACTAAGCAATTTATTTACCGGTGTGTCTGCCTCATCATTAATTATTATTGAAAGGTTTTGCTGGTGGGCACATATCATAGGCATACTTGCATTTATGAACTACTTGCCCTTCTCTAAACATTTTCATATTCTGATGGCATTCCCAAATACCTATTACAGTAATCTGAACCCAAAAGGAAGATTAACAAACTTAGAGAGTGTTACCAATGAGGTTAAGCTAATGATGGATCCATCATTGCCTCCTCCTCCACCTACTGAAACTCCTATGCGCTTTGGTGCCAGAGATGTGCGCGATCTTAGTTGGAAACAATTGATGGACGCCTATACCTGCACAGAATGTGGCCGATGCACTTCTGTTTGTCCTGCAAATACAACAGGCAAATTATTATCTCCAAGAAAGATTATGATGGACACCCGTGACCGCCTTGACGAAGTAGGAAAAAATATTGATAAATTCGGAAAGGAACATGACGATAATAAGGCTCTGCTAAACGATTATATTTTACCTGAGGAGTTATGGGCCTGCACAACCTGTAATGCCTGTACTGAAGCATGTCCTGTAAATATTGATCCCCTCTCGATCATCATTGATATGAGAAGGTATTTGGTAATGGAACAATCGCAAGCTCCGGCAGAACTCAACGGCATGTTTACTAAAATTGAAAATAATCAGGCACCATGGCAGTTTTCACCTGCTGACCGCCTGAATTGGAAAAATGAAGATTGA
- a CDS encoding (Fe-S)-binding protein — translation MTLKVRTMADFLAANESPDILFWVGCAGSFDQRAQKITKAVAKILNSCNISFAVLGTEENCNGDPAKRAGNEFLFQMQALMNIQIMNGYNISKIVTACPHCFNTLKNEYPQLGGHYEVIHHSMLLQQLINDGKLIVNGGKFLGKKIVFHDPCYLGRGNDVYEAPRDVIKKLDAELFEMKRSRANGFCCGAGGAQMFKEPENGTKDINIERTEEILEAKPDYVAVGCPFCMTMLTDGVKNFNKEDSVKVLDIAELIEKANDL, via the coding sequence ATGACCTTAAAAGTAAGAACAATGGCTGATTTTCTTGCGGCCAATGAATCACCAGATATATTATTTTGGGTTGGATGTGCCGGAAGTTTTGATCAGCGTGCACAAAAAATCACAAAAGCAGTTGCAAAGATTTTAAACTCTTGTAATATTTCATTTGCTGTTCTTGGTACAGAAGAAAATTGCAATGGTGATCCAGCCAAACGCGCTGGTAATGAATTTTTATTTCAGATGCAGGCGTTGATGAATATTCAAATTATGAATGGCTATAATATTTCAAAAATTGTCACGGCCTGTCCACATTGTTTTAATACACTTAAAAATGAATACCCTCAGTTAGGCGGTCATTACGAAGTTATACATCACAGCATGTTACTTCAGCAATTGATTAATGATGGTAAATTGATTGTTAATGGCGGAAAATTTTTAGGAAAGAAAATTGTATTCCATGACCCTTGTTATTTAGGTCGTGGCAACGATGTGTACGAAGCACCTCGTGATGTGATTAAAAAATTGGATGCAGAATTATTTGAGATGAAACGAAGCCGTGCTAACGGATTTTGTTGTGGTGCAGGTGGCGCACAAATGTTTAAAGAGCCGGAAAATGGAACTAAAGACATCAATATTGAACGTACAGAAGAAATCTTGGAAGCCAAACCGGACTATGTGGCCGTAGGCTGTCCTTTTTGTATGACAATGCTTACTGACGGTGTGAAAAATTTCAATAAAGAAGATTCTGTAAAGGTGCTTGATATTGCTGAATTGATTGAAAAAGCAAACGACTTATAA
- the asnB gene encoding asparagine synthase (glutamine-hydrolyzing) yields the protein MCGIAGFVDEIGDGEKLLATMLNAIAHRGPDACKTYIHENIHLGHNRLSIIDLSANANQPMHDNGLTIVYNGEIYNYIEIRTELEKSGEVFKTKSDTEVILKAYQRWGEKCVEYFVGMWAFALWDQHENKLFCSRDRFGIKPFYYINSNNKFYFGSEFKALKPTPVFSNEINQYQVLRGLQMGWICYEDETYFDVIKALPAAHNLVFYRDKAEIKIFRYWSLQTGVYSNKSFDEKCSEFYELFSQSVKLHYRSDVPVASCLSGGLDSSAIVSMVQEQHPGMSYKTFSIYYEGKGDVDERPFVNEVLKKYPALKPYYFSPTDSQVAEHFHHALYHADIPSTGSSFISQYFLMKLIKEQGIKVVLDGQGADEYLAGYKHTFYRMVADVLSSGQVSQALALTGIVAKNQELSSMQHLAHIGKSILSVVNSEQKLYALEYLKYYPFLGKDKHVPFWLDKVDGNRTDNFLYHLLFNTSLPSLLQYEDRNSMAFSIESRVPFLDHRLVEFSFGLSNAEKANGIFTKWIMRSALQNVLPPKIAWRKDKKGFVTPGEVKWLRGPLAHLIENDFGKLDFLNQNKIKRIITDYKNGDNSYALLVWRLCTLAYWQKHFC from the coding sequence ATGTGTGGCATTGCAGGGTTTGTTGATGAAATAGGTGATGGCGAGAAATTGCTTGCCACAATGCTTAATGCCATAGCACATCGTGGCCCCGATGCCTGTAAAACATACATCCATGAGAATATACATCTCGGACACAATAGGCTGAGCATAATTGATTTAAGTGCAAATGCCAATCAACCTATGCACGACAACGGCCTGACAATTGTTTACAATGGAGAAATATACAATTACATTGAGATTAGAACAGAACTGGAAAAGAGTGGAGAGGTCTTTAAAACAAAAAGTGATACAGAGGTAATTTTAAAAGCCTATCAGCGGTGGGGAGAAAAATGTGTTGAATATTTTGTTGGTATGTGGGCATTTGCCTTGTGGGATCAGCATGAAAATAAGCTTTTTTGCTCTCGTGATAGATTCGGAATAAAACCGTTTTACTACATAAATAGCAATAATAAATTTTATTTTGGGTCGGAGTTCAAGGCATTGAAGCCTACTCCTGTTTTTTCAAATGAAATAAATCAGTATCAGGTGTTGCGTGGCTTGCAAATGGGGTGGATCTGCTATGAGGATGAAACCTACTTTGATGTTATCAAAGCATTACCTGCAGCGCATAATCTGGTGTTTTATCGTGATAAAGCAGAGATTAAAATCTTTCGTTACTGGTCGTTGCAGACAGGTGTTTATTCCAATAAGAGTTTTGATGAAAAGTGCTCTGAGTTTTATGAGTTATTTTCTCAGTCAGTAAAGTTGCATTATAGAAGTGATGTGCCTGTGGCCAGTTGCCTTAGCGGAGGATTAGACAGCAGTGCCATTGTGAGTATGGTGCAAGAGCAGCATCCCGGAATGTCTTACAAGACGTTCAGCATTTATTACGAAGGCAAGGGTGATGTTGATGAGCGACCTTTTGTGAATGAGGTTCTGAAAAAATATCCTGCTCTGAAACCTTATTATTTTTCACCTACCGATAGTCAGGTGGCGGAGCATTTCCATCATGCTTTATATCATGCTGATATTCCAAGTACAGGTTCATCTTTTATTTCTCAATATTTTCTGATGAAACTGATTAAAGAACAAGGAATAAAAGTTGTGTTGGATGGTCAGGGTGCTGATGAATATCTGGCAGGATACAAACATACCTTTTATCGAATGGTTGCCGATGTGCTTTCTTCAGGACAAGTTAGTCAGGCGCTGGCGCTGACAGGCATTGTGGCAAAGAATCAAGAATTATCTTCTATGCAGCATTTAGCACATATAGGCAAAAGTATATTGAGTGTTGTAAACAGTGAACAAAAATTATATGCACTTGAATATCTGAAATATTATCCGTTTTTGGGTAAGGATAAGCATGTTCCATTTTGGTTAGACAAGGTTGATGGCAACAGAACTGATAACTTTTTATACCATCTTCTTTTTAATACAAGCTTACCATCACTGCTGCAATACGAAGACCGTAACAGCATGGCATTTTCTATTGAATCGCGAGTGCCGTTTTTAGATCACCGCTTGGTAGAATTTTCATTTGGCTTAAGCAATGCAGAGAAAGCTAATGGCATTTTTACCAAATGGATTATGCGCAGTGCCTTACAAAATGTATTGCCACCAAAAATTGCCTGGCGCAAGGATAAGAAAGGTTTTGTAACTCCCGGAGAAGTGAAATGGCTCAGAGGTCCTTTGGCACATTTAATAGAAAACGACTTTGGTAAACTCGATTTTCTGAATCAGAATAAGATAAAAAGAATAATTACAGACTATAAGAATGGCGACAATAGCTATGCCTTGCTGGTTTGGAGACTTTGCACATTAGCCTATTGGCAAAAACACTTCTGTTGA
- a CDS encoding porin family protein, producing MKKLLFSVALVAMALTVNAQKFKIGLGGGFNSTWLMNKNVFDADDDLNVAMSFGGQFGLKTQYYFNDKLGLELGIMRAGHNQKYDLNDGNEQLTLKLRYMDVPLLLRLGGDKGGYFEFGPQFSFLNSAKDVDDDGDSHNVKGSLKGANVGIVIGFGVDVDLSEQFTLAAGMRLGYGFSDVTKKYSNAIDMAADIDDMSGATYWANFKDGTSGKFSYKTTSRVYGGIHLGVLYTIPTGN from the coding sequence ATGAAAAAACTATTATTCAGTGTTGCTTTAGTAGCAATGGCGTTAACCGTAAACGCACAAAAATTTAAAATTGGTTTAGGTGGTGGCTTTAACAGCACCTGGCTGATGAATAAAAATGTTTTCGATGCTGATGACGATTTAAATGTTGCCATGTCTTTTGGCGGTCAGTTCGGTTTGAAAACTCAGTATTATTTTAATGACAAATTGGGATTAGAATTAGGTATTATGCGTGCCGGTCACAATCAGAAGTATGATTTGAATGATGGTAATGAACAACTTACTTTAAAATTGCGTTATATGGATGTGCCATTATTGCTTCGTTTAGGTGGTGATAAAGGTGGTTATTTTGAATTTGGACCTCAGTTCAGTTTTCTCAATAGTGCCAAGGATGTTGATGATGATGGCGATTCACATAATGTGAAAGGTTCACTTAAAGGGGCCAATGTTGGTATTGTAATTGGATTTGGTGTGGATGTTGATTTGAGCGAACAATTTACTTTGGCAGCAGGCATGCGTTTAGGTTATGGTTTCAGTGATGTTACCAAGAAATATTCCAATGCTATTGATATGGCAGCAGATATAGATGATATGTCAGGAGCTACTTATTGGGCAAATTTCAAAGATGGTACTTCCGGCAAATTCAGTTATAAAACAACTTCAAGAGTGTATGGTGGTATTCATTTAGGTGTTCTTTATACCATCCCTACAGGAAATTAA
- the fabG gene encoding 3-oxoacyl-[acyl-carrier-protein] reductase — MKLLENKVVLITGASRGIGRGIALMLAQHGAHIAFTYLSSPEKGMELENTLKSHGVKAKGYQSDASQFNAAEQLINQVLVDFEKIDILVNNAGITRDNLLMRMTEEQFDEVIRTNLKSCFNTTKHIQKSMLKQRSGSIINITSVVGEKGNAGQANYAASKAGMIGFTKSVALELGSRNIRCNAIAPGFIETEMTGALDPATVKGWTDVIPMKRGGTVDDIANAVLFFASDLSTYITGQVLHVNGGMYT; from the coding sequence ATGAAATTACTCGAAAACAAAGTTGTATTAATAACCGGTGCTTCACGTGGTATTGGAAGAGGCATTGCACTCATGTTGGCACAACATGGTGCACATATTGCTTTTACCTATTTGTCTTCACCTGAAAAAGGCATGGAGCTGGAAAATACTTTAAAATCACATGGTGTAAAAGCTAAAGGCTATCAAAGTGATGCTTCACAGTTTAATGCAGCCGAACAATTGATAAATCAGGTTTTGGTTGATTTTGAAAAGATAGACATTTTGGTAAACAATGCAGGTATAACACGCGATAATTTGTTGATGCGAATGACGGAAGAGCAATTTGATGAAGTTATACGCACAAATCTTAAATCTTGTTTTAACACCACAAAACATATTCAAAAGTCAATGCTTAAACAGCGCTCGGGCTCTATTATCAACATTACCTCTGTTGTTGGAGAAAAAGGTAATGCCGGACAAGCAAACTATGCTGCAAGCAAGGCTGGAATGATAGGTTTTACAAAGTCTGTAGCATTAGAATTAGGCTCCCGAAATATTCGTTGTAATGCCATAGCCCCGGGTTTTATTGAAACTGAAATGACCGGAGCCTTAGACCCGGCAACAGTAAAAGGTTGGACAGATGTTATACCTATGAAACGTGGTGGAACAGTGGATGACATTGCTAATGCAGTATTATTTTTTGCATCTGACTTAAGTACCTATATAACCGGACAAGTACTACATGTGAATGGAGGAATGTACACATAA
- a CDS encoding L-histidine N(alpha)-methyltransferase, producing MAEFVPSLRFHFLTPFYNFLFGILLPEKKLRDVIINIIETVKNDSLIELGCSTGGLTLPIAKKFPAARIYAVDVDKKALSILERKLNKLPQHRISLINVPASLLPFENKSNTTVVASLLFCNLIPDEKIKTLQEIKRILTNDGHLIIMDWGKPQTIFSAAGFKVLQWVGGHKTTDDLKQGKFKGLLRNQGFTVAEKNYINTGFGTLYFYDAGPELQSNQFE from the coding sequence GTGGCTGAGTTTGTTCCATCACTACGCTTTCACTTTCTTACACCTTTTTATAATTTCCTTTTTGGTATTTTGTTGCCTGAAAAAAAATTACGAGATGTTATTATCAACATAATTGAAACAGTAAAAAATGATAGTTTAATTGAGTTGGGTTGCAGTACAGGTGGTCTTACCCTGCCCATTGCAAAAAAATTCCCCGCTGCACGGATTTACGCAGTTGATGTTGATAAAAAAGCACTGTCCATTTTGGAGCGGAAGTTGAATAAATTACCGCAACATAGAATTTCTCTGATTAATGTGCCTGCTTCGCTTTTGCCGTTTGAAAATAAAAGCAACACTACAGTAGTTGCAAGTTTGTTGTTCTGCAATTTAATTCCGGATGAAAAAATTAAAACCTTGCAGGAAATAAAACGAATATTGACCAATGACGGACATTTGATTATAATGGATTGGGGAAAACCTCAAACTATTTTTTCGGCAGCAGGGTTTAAGGTCTTGCAATGGGTTGGAGGTCATAAAACTACTGATGACCTAAAACAGGGAAAATTCAAAGGGTTGTTGAGGAATCAGGGATTTACTGTTGCTGAGAAGAACTATATCAATACCGGCTTTGGAACACTATATTTTTATGATGCAGGGCCAGAATTACAGTCAAATCAATTTGAATAA